A genomic window from Lentibacter algarum includes:
- the paaB gene encoding 1,2-phenylacetyl-CoA epoxidase subunit PaaB: MSKEWPLWEIFVRGQHGLSHRHVGSLHAPDAEMAIKNARDVYTRRNEGQSIWVVEAAHISASSPSDKGPLYEPSESKVYRHPTFFDIPEDVGAM, from the coding sequence ATGTCTAAAGAATGGCCCCTCTGGGAAATCTTCGTCCGCGGCCAGCATGGCCTGTCACACCGTCATGTTGGCTCGCTTCATGCGCCTGATGCCGAAATGGCGATCAAAAATGCCCGCGATGTTTACACGCGCCGCAACGAAGGCCAGTCAATCTGGGTTGTGGAGGCCGCGCATATCTCGGCCTCAAGCCCCTCTGACAAAGGCCCGCTTTACGAGCCAAGCGAAAGCAAGGTCTACCGCCACCCGACGTTCTTTGACATCCCCGAAGACGTGGGGGCCATGTAA
- the paaC gene encoding 1,2-phenylacetyl-CoA epoxidase subunit PaaC yields the protein MSTLYDFALRMGDSTLILGHRVSEWCGHAPVLEEDIALANTALDLIGQTQLWLGLAAEEEGTGKTADDLAFLRDAWDFRNALLCELPNGDFGRTLMRQYLFDQWHLLMLQALQGSSEKRVSDIADKAVKEVSYHVERSRDTVIGLGDGTPESHKRMQDALEYLYPYVGELFTPDAVDEAATQEGIAPDLASLRASYDAAVADTMAEATLTLPDSRFGHKGGRTGKMHTEHLGHILTQMQWLQRAYPGASW from the coding sequence ATGAGCACTCTGTATGACTTCGCGCTGCGCATGGGCGACAGCACGCTTATCCTTGGCCATCGCGTCTCAGAATGGTGTGGTCACGCGCCTGTTCTGGAAGAAGACATCGCGTTGGCCAACACGGCTTTGGACCTCATCGGCCAGACCCAGCTCTGGCTCGGCCTCGCCGCCGAAGAAGAGGGCACTGGCAAAACAGCCGATGATCTTGCCTTTCTGCGCGACGCTTGGGATTTTCGCAACGCGCTCCTCTGTGAGCTGCCCAATGGCGACTTTGGTCGTACCTTGATGCGACAGTATCTCTTTGACCAATGGCACTTGCTCATGCTGCAAGCCCTTCAAGGCTCAAGTGAAAAGCGTGTCTCCGACATCGCCGACAAGGCTGTGAAAGAAGTGAGCTACCACGTCGAGCGCTCGCGCGACACGGTGATTGGCCTTGGCGATGGTACACCTGAAAGCCATAAGCGCATGCAAGACGCGCTTGAGTATCTTTATCCCTACGTGGGTGAGCTGTTCACGCCCGATGCCGTCGATGAGGCCGCCACGCAAGAAGGCATTGCCCCCGACTTGGCCAGCTTGCGCGCTTCATATGACGCAGCCGTGGCTGACACCATGGCAGAGGCCACACTCACGCTGCCCGATAGCCGCTTTGGCCACAAAGGTGGACGGACAGGCAAGATGCACACCGAGCATCTCGGCCATATCCTCACTCAAATGCAGTGGCTTCAGCGCGCCTATCCAGGAGCAAGCTGGTGA
- the paaD gene encoding 1,2-phenylacetyl-CoA epoxidase subunit PaaD: MQPSVDQVYTWLDDVPDPEIPVISLMDLGIIRHVEWAGDTLEVTVTPTYSGCPATTIINLDIETALRGHGIEKLALKRQLSPPWTTDWLTEKGRKKLEEYGIAPPQPAGGPAQCPRCQSHDLERLSQFGSTPCKAQWRCKSCLEPFDYFKCI, from the coding sequence ATGCAGCCGAGCGTTGATCAGGTCTATACATGGCTCGATGATGTGCCTGATCCAGAGATCCCTGTGATCTCTCTGATGGATTTGGGCATCATCCGCCATGTGGAGTGGGCGGGGGACACACTCGAAGTCACCGTCACGCCCACTTATTCAGGCTGCCCTGCGACGACCATCATTAACCTTGATATCGAAACCGCTCTGCGCGGCCACGGTATCGAGAAGCTTGCGCTCAAGCGCCAGCTTAGCCCGCCATGGACAACGGATTGGTTGACTGAAAAGGGTCGCAAAAAGCTTGAGGAGTACGGCATCGCACCGCCCCAGCCCGCAGGTGGCCCTGCACAGTGCCCACGCTGCCAAAGCCATGATCTGGAACGCCTTTCCCAGTTTGGCTCCACCCCTTGCAAGGCCCAATGGCGCTGTAAAAGCTGCCTTGAGCCTTTCGACTATTTCAAATGTATTTGA